The Calditrichota bacterium sequence GTCAACAATGAGTATGCTCACATCTTTATTTGTCATAACAGCCTCTAAACTTAAGCGAACAATTTTCCAAGGTGAAAAAAAACTGTGAATTCATAACAGCACCAAAAATATTTCAACAGCGGTATTTCTCGTTCATTAGTCAAAACTTAAAATCGTGATTTTCATACTTCATGCCGATCGTAATCATTAATCGGCAAAGTGACGGCAAAGGTCGTCCCCGCGCCTTCTTCTGATTTTACGTCAATGGAGCCGGCGTGTCTTTCGACAATTCCGTAAACTACGGCGAGGCCTAATCCCACGCTTTTTTCATTGCTCTTGGTCGAATAAAACGGCTCAAAAATGTGAGGTAAATGCATCTGTTCAATGCCACAGCCATTATCGCTTACTTCTATTCGGATCGATTTTTTCTCTTCCAATCTCTCCAGCCGTACGCTAACCACGCCGCTTTTCTCCGGGCAGGCTTCAATAGCATTAATCAGCAACGCGACCGCCATTTGTTCCATCGCGGCGGCGTCGCACAGCAAATAGGTATCTTTTTCAGTAAAATCGACGTTTAATTGAATACCTTTTATATCAAAACTGTGTTTAACAAGCTTAATGCTCTTGTTCAAAATTTGCTTTAAGTCCTCTTTTGTTTCTCCCCCCATCGGTTTCTTCGCAAAAAGAAGCAAATTTTTAACAATGTTGCCGCATCGTTCGGATTCATGTCTTATTACTTGCAAATTTCCGATGGATTCGTCAATGGCGTCTTTATTCGGCTTCTGTTGCAATTTCCGAATTATCAATTTCGAATACGTGAGAATGCCAGAAAGAGGATTATTGATCTCATGGGCGACAACAGCCGCTAATTTTCCCATGGATGCTAATTTTTCAGCCATGATCAACTGGCGCTGGGCGTTTTCCAGTTCTTCGGTTTTCTCCTTTACTCGATCCTCTAATTTTTCAGACAGTTCTTTTAGTTCATTTTGTGCTTTCTTCAATTTTTCCGTCATGCCGTTGAAAGATTCTGCCAATTTTCTCATTTCATCCGGATGCTGAATCTCAATTTTGTGATCCCAATTCAGCCTGGAAATTTGCTGCGTCCCTTTGATCAAAGCAGAAATGGGCTGATGAATCTGCGTACGAATAATCCGGGCAAAAACGCCTGCAGTAACAATTGTAACAATGACAAAAATTAGCATGGCGTTATTGCGCGCCTCTACTCGATTTCTTTCTTGCTGGGCCAAGGAAATTTGCACATCAAGCAAACCGAGCAATTTTTCACCCACAGAATGCACATGACAATCGGCTTCGTAACAAGTTTTTTCGTTTTCAATCGGATTAATCAAACCCAGAATTCGCTCACCAGTCGTTGACGGAATTTCGCGAAACCTGTTGAGTTTTGGAATCGTGCCTTTTGCTTTATTCGTGGCATGGCAAAAAATACACTGTTCTGATTTTTTGCTCACTTGTTGGTTAATGTCAGAAGTATCGCTGGCAAACGCGACAACGCCGGCCTTGTTGTAAATGTGAATACCTTTGATTGCTTTTTCAGACGCTAAACCTCTAATTGTCAGCGCCAACTCTTCCCGACGGTTTTTAAGCATGCTCTGATGCAGTGATCTTTTGATCAGATTGCTGATCTGAATCGCATGATCGCGTACGTTATCTTCCATGCGTGCGATAATAAAATGGATAACCACAAAATTTACCACCACGCCAACAATGATAACCTGTAATATTAGCAAAATCAAAAGGATAAATCCAATACTTCGGCGTGGCTTTAGTAGTCTTTTCATGAGAAATTCACCCAAAATTTCCCGAATTTAGCGACTGATCCATCGCCTGACAAAACAAAAAAGCCAGAAAATGTCCTGACTTTTTTGTTTATTATTATTGCATTCCGAATATTATTTCCCTTCTTTGATGGCGCGGTCAAAATCCAGCGGATGTTCCTCGCGATAATCATCTTCATCCATTTTGCCAGTGAGGCACGTCGTATTCATGGGATAGACATGCGGGTCAAAAAATTGAAAATAGAAATGCCACACCAAAATAGCCAGCGACGCCAGAATCGCCTCGTAATAGTGAATCACCAAACTCATATCGATGAACCATTTTGGTAAAAATCTCAGGGAAATATTTTCAAACCACATGATTAATCCGGTAATAGCCATCACCGCGGTTCCCCAAATCAAAGCGAGATACTCCGCTTTTTCTATATAGCTATATCTTTCGAAGCGAGGCCTTTCATTTGCAAAGCCCAGATAATATTTCAGCATGTGTACCACGTCTTTCGCATCTTTAGCTGTGGGCAAGAAAGCGAGTATTTGTTGCCTACCGCGTTTTGTAGAAATAATATAATAAAGATGATAAAATGAAAGAGATAGCATTACTACCGCCGCCAGACGATGCACGAAACCGCGAAATGCAAATCCGCCTTCCCAGTCCAACAGCGGACGCGCCCACCAGGCTTCAGGAAATTTCATGCAAAATCCCGTGTAAGCTAAGGTA is a genomic window containing:
- a CDS encoding HAMP domain-containing protein → MKRLLKPRRSIGFILLILLILQVIIVGVVVNFVVIHFIIARMEDNVRDHAIQISNLIKRSLHQSMLKNRREELALTIRGLASEKAIKGIHIYNKAGVVAFASDTSDINQQVSKKSEQCIFCHATNKAKGTIPKLNRFREIPSTTGERILGLINPIENEKTCYEADCHVHSVGEKLLGLLDVQISLAQQERNRVEARNNAMLIFVIVTIVTAGVFARIIRTQIHQPISALIKGTQQISRLNWDHKIEIQHPDEMRKLAESFNGMTEKLKKAQNELKELSEKLEDRVKEKTEELENAQRQLIMAEKLASMGKLAAVVAHEINNPLSGILTYSKLIIRKLQQKPNKDAIDESIGNLQVIRHESERCGNIVKNLLLFAKKPMGGETKEDLKQILNKSIKLVKHSFDIKGIQLNVDFTEKDTYLLCDAAAMEQMAVALLINAIEACPEKSGVVSVRLERLEEKKSIRIEVSDNGCGIEQMHLPHIFEPFYSTKSNEKSVGLGLAVVYGIVERHAGSIDVKSEEGAGTTFAVTLPINDYDRHEV